A single Cellulomonas sp. SLBN-39 DNA region contains:
- a CDS encoding glycerophosphodiester phosphodiesterase family protein has product MTLVVAHRGNSSVAPQNTLVAFEAAWAAGAGSIELDVQLTADGHVVVIHDDTLDATTDGTGRVDATDLAAVRALDAGAWFAPAYAGQRVPTFDEVLDLLLHRPGIDLLIELKDAWTPEDVRKVTDPVLAAGLGDRVVVQSFWPQTVAALRDVAPGLRRGLLIGEVRDDLVETCRELDVMTCNPHGLLLVLHPDLVARLHAAGLQVMVWTLDEPDQWEQALELGVDAIITDRPDRLVGWLAARTPALAAVPDVVVLDATDDEPDALGPDDVTVVA; this is encoded by the coding sequence GTGACCCTGGTCGTCGCGCACCGCGGGAACTCGTCCGTCGCGCCGCAGAACACCCTCGTGGCGTTCGAGGCGGCGTGGGCGGCGGGCGCCGGGTCGATCGAGCTGGACGTGCAGCTGACCGCTGACGGGCACGTCGTCGTGATCCACGACGACACGCTCGACGCCACGACGGACGGCACGGGGCGCGTCGACGCCACCGACCTCGCCGCCGTGCGCGCCCTCGACGCCGGCGCGTGGTTCGCGCCCGCGTACGCGGGGCAGCGGGTGCCGACGTTCGACGAGGTCCTCGACCTGCTCCTGCACCGCCCGGGCATCGACCTGCTCATCGAGCTGAAGGACGCCTGGACGCCCGAGGACGTCCGCAAGGTCACCGACCCCGTGCTGGCCGCGGGGCTCGGCGACCGGGTGGTCGTGCAGAGCTTCTGGCCGCAGACCGTCGCCGCGCTCCGGGACGTCGCTCCCGGCCTGCGGCGCGGGCTGCTGATCGGCGAGGTGCGGGACGACCTGGTCGAGACGTGCCGCGAGCTCGACGTCATGACGTGCAACCCGCACGGGCTGCTGCTCGTGCTGCACCCGGACCTCGTGGCCCGTCTGCACGCCGCCGGCCTGCAGGTCATGGTGTGGACGCTCGACGAGCCCGACCAGTGGGAGCAGGCGCTCGAGCTGGGGGTCGACGCGATCATCACCGACCGCCCCGACCGCCTGGTCGGCTGGCTCGCGGCGCGCACCCCGGCGCTGGCCGCCGTCCCGGACGTCGTCGTGCTGGACGCGACGGACGACGAGCCGGACGCGCTCGGCCCGGACGACGTGACGGTCGTCGCGTAG
- a CDS encoding TIGR03862 family flavoprotein yields the protein MSTAQPTSTAQPTGTAHVVGGGPAGLMAAEVMARAGVAVTVHDRMPSVGRKLLVAGNGGLNLTHSEDRARFVTRYGASAGRIAPMLDVFGPDDLRAWCEGLGEPTFVGSSGRVFPQAFRAIPLYRAWLARLADLGVRIETRQRWTGWSPDGALRFTGSDGVPFEVTADATVIALGGASWPRLGSDGGWVEPFTARGIAVTPLRAANVGVRVGWGERFAERFAGTPLKNVALTVHGHPGRVARGDAMVTTGGVEGGPVYAIGATIRQALDADGRCDLRVDLRPDLTAAQLEERLARRRPKESASTWLRRAVGLDPVGTALLWEAAGALPATAAEAAALIKAVPVEITGTMPIDRAISTAGGVAWSEVDDDLMLRALPGTFLAGEMLDWEAPTGGYLLQASFSTGVVAGRAATRHLGCQART from the coding sequence ATGAGCACCGCGCAGCCGACGAGCACCGCGCAGCCGACGGGCACCGCGCACGTCGTCGGCGGCGGACCCGCGGGCCTCATGGCTGCGGAGGTCATGGCCCGCGCCGGGGTCGCGGTCACGGTGCACGACCGGATGCCGTCGGTGGGCCGCAAGCTGCTGGTCGCCGGCAACGGCGGCCTGAACCTCACGCACAGCGAGGACCGCGCCCGCTTCGTCACCCGCTACGGCGCGTCGGCCGGGCGCATCGCCCCGATGCTCGACGTCTTCGGCCCCGACGACCTGCGCGCGTGGTGCGAGGGCCTGGGGGAGCCGACGTTCGTCGGGTCGAGCGGCCGGGTATTCCCGCAGGCGTTCCGCGCGATCCCGCTCTACCGCGCCTGGCTGGCCCGCCTGGCCGACCTCGGGGTGCGCATCGAGACACGGCAGCGCTGGACCGGCTGGTCGCCCGACGGTGCGCTCCGGTTCACCGGCTCCGACGGCGTGCCGTTCGAGGTGACGGCCGACGCGACCGTCATCGCGCTGGGCGGTGCGTCGTGGCCGAGGCTCGGCTCGGACGGCGGCTGGGTCGAGCCGTTCACCGCGCGCGGCATCGCCGTCACGCCGCTGCGGGCCGCCAACGTGGGCGTCCGCGTGGGCTGGGGCGAGCGGTTCGCCGAGCGCTTCGCCGGCACGCCGCTGAAGAACGTGGCGCTCACCGTGCACGGCCACCCCGGCCGCGTGGCCCGCGGCGATGCCATGGTGACGACGGGCGGGGTCGAGGGCGGCCCGGTCTACGCGATCGGCGCCACGATCCGCCAGGCCCTGGACGCCGACGGCCGATGCGACCTGCGCGTCGACCTGCGCCCCGACCTGACCGCCGCCCAGCTCGAGGAACGGCTGGCCCGCCGCCGCCCCAAGGAGTCGGCGTCGACCTGGCTGCGCCGCGCCGTCGGCCTGGACCCCGTCGGCACGGCCCTGCTGTGGGAGGCCGCGGGCGCGCTGCCCGCCACCGCAGCCGAGGCCGCGGCCCTCATCAAGGCCGTCCCGGTCGAGATCACCGGCACCATGCCGATCGACCGCGCCATCTCCACCGCCGGGGGCGTCGCGTGGTCCGAGGTCGACGACGACCTCATGCTGCGCGCGCTGCCCGGCACGTTCCTCGCCGGCGAGATGCTCGACTGGGAGGCCCCCACCGGCGGCTACCTCCTCCAGGCCTCGTTCAGCACGGGCGTGGTCGCCGGCCGCGCGGCCACCCGCCACCTGGGCTGCCAGGCGCGGACCTAG
- a CDS encoding helix-turn-helix domain-containing protein, producing the protein MGGAQVLRAARRRPGLTQAELARRAGTSRATLSAYESGRKAPTITTAERVLAAAGHELRSEPVVHFTDVASGRGRTVAVPDRLPRLPLDRAFARITLPLHVSWSDPGRVLDLAVRRERARAYELVLSEGTADDILGVVDGALLGDLWPDLVLPAKVRAAWAPLVEAVAP; encoded by the coding sequence ATGGGCGGTGCGCAGGTGCTGCGGGCGGCGCGGCGGCGGCCTGGCCTGACGCAGGCGGAGCTGGCCAGGCGTGCGGGCACGTCGCGCGCGACGCTGTCGGCATACGAGTCCGGCCGCAAAGCACCCACGATCACGACCGCCGAACGTGTGCTCGCGGCAGCCGGGCACGAGCTCCGCAGCGAGCCCGTGGTGCACTTCACCGACGTCGCCTCCGGCCGTGGACGGACCGTCGCCGTCCCCGACCGGCTGCCACGGCTGCCCCTCGATCGCGCCTTCGCGCGGATCACGTTGCCGTTGCACGTCAGCTGGTCCGACCCCGGCCGGGTGCTCGACCTTGCCGTCCGTCGGGAGCGTGCCCGCGCGTACGAGCTGGTGCTGTCCGAGGGGACCGCGGACGACATCCTCGGCGTGGTCGACGGCGCGCTCCTGGGGGACCTGTGGCCCGACCTGGTGCTTCCCGCGAAGGTGCGTGCGGCCTGGGCCCCGCTCGTCGAGGCGGTCGCGCCGTGA
- a CDS encoding CoA-binding protein: MRTADAAHDFLACRRIAVTGVSRTPGSHGSDVVYERLRDRGYEVFAVNPNAETVMGDPAYPDLRSIPGGVEAVVVATAPRHAGATVAEAVDLGITKIWMHRSVDAGSVDPDAVAYGREHGATVIDGGCPLMFGDVADGTHRVMCRLLTLLGRVPRTV; this comes from the coding sequence ATGAGGACCGCCGACGCCGCGCACGACTTCCTCGCCTGCCGGCGGATCGCCGTCACCGGCGTCTCGCGCACGCCCGGCAGCCACGGCAGCGACGTCGTCTACGAGCGGCTGCGCGACCGCGGGTACGAGGTGTTCGCGGTCAACCCGAACGCCGAGACGGTGATGGGTGACCCGGCCTACCCCGACCTGCGGTCCATCCCCGGCGGTGTCGAGGCCGTCGTCGTGGCCACCGCACCCCGGCACGCGGGCGCCACCGTCGCGGAGGCCGTCGACCTCGGGATCACGAAGATCTGGATGCACCGCTCGGTCGACGCCGGCAGCGTCGACCCCGACGCGGTCGCGTACGGGCGTGAGCACGGCGCCACCGTCATCGACGGCGGCTGCCCGCTCATGTTCGGCGACGTCGCCGACGGCACCCACCGCGTCATGTGCCGCCTGCTCACCCTCCTGGGCCGCGTCCCCCGCACCGTCTGA
- a CDS encoding ribonuclease J has translation MSRSTPGRLPALNPRAMRITPLGGLGEIGRNMTVVEHAGRLVILDCGVLFPEEEHPGVDVILPDFSSLAGRWKDIDAIVLTHGHEDHIGGVPYLLRERPDIPVVGSRLTLAFITSKLTEHKIVPKTVEVAAGDRRKVGSFDLEFVAVNHSIPDGLAVAVRTPAGMIVDTGDFKMDQFPLDGRLTDVRHLSRLADEGIDLFLVDSTNAEVPGFTISERDLSPAIGEVFASTRRRVIVSSFASHVHRIQQVVDAAAAHGRKVGFVGRSMVKNMRIAQELGYLTVPEGVVVEPDKLDKLPDDQVTFVCTGSQGEPLAALSRMARGEHQIDVGEGDTVLLASSLIPGNETAIYRVINRLTDRGARVVHRGNARVHVSGHASAGELVYLYNTLRPRNVMPIHGEAKHLRANGDLALSTGMAPENVVVVRDGAVVDLMNGKVKVVGQVSAEEVYVEDGVVGRTDERLLAQRRALRDGGVVTVVAVIDSTAGTLAEPVELLSTGVVHAADAQGAVDRSVRTALSKATPATLTDTDALDQLVRRAAERVLRRRGGPQPVVVAVTVEA, from the coding sequence ATGAGCCGTAGCACCCCGGGCCGCCTGCCGGCCCTCAACCCCCGCGCCATGCGCATCACCCCGCTCGGCGGGCTGGGCGAGATCGGCCGCAACATGACGGTCGTCGAGCACGCCGGCCGTCTCGTGATCCTCGACTGCGGCGTGCTGTTCCCCGAGGAGGAGCACCCCGGCGTCGACGTGATCCTGCCCGACTTCTCGTCGCTGGCCGGGCGCTGGAAGGACATCGACGCGATCGTCCTCACGCACGGGCACGAGGACCACATCGGCGGCGTGCCGTACCTGCTGCGCGAGCGCCCCGACATCCCCGTCGTCGGCTCGCGCCTGACGCTGGCGTTCATCACGTCCAAGCTCACCGAGCACAAGATCGTGCCCAAGACGGTCGAGGTCGCGGCCGGCGACCGGCGCAAGGTCGGCTCGTTCGACCTCGAGTTCGTCGCGGTGAACCACTCGATCCCCGACGGCCTGGCCGTCGCGGTGCGCACCCCCGCGGGGATGATCGTCGACACCGGCGACTTCAAGATGGACCAGTTCCCGCTGGACGGCCGCCTGACCGACGTGCGGCACCTGTCGCGGCTCGCCGACGAGGGCATCGACCTGTTCCTCGTCGACTCCACCAACGCCGAGGTGCCCGGGTTCACCATCTCCGAGCGCGACCTGTCCCCCGCGATCGGCGAGGTCTTCGCCTCGACGCGGCGGCGCGTGATCGTGTCGAGCTTCGCCAGCCACGTGCACCGCATCCAGCAGGTCGTCGACGCGGCCGCCGCGCACGGCCGCAAGGTCGGCTTCGTGGGCCGTTCGATGGTCAAGAACATGCGGATCGCGCAGGAGCTCGGCTACCTGACGGTCCCCGAGGGCGTCGTCGTCGAGCCCGACAAGCTCGACAAGCTGCCCGACGACCAGGTGACGTTCGTGTGCACGGGCTCGCAGGGCGAGCCGCTGGCCGCGCTGTCGCGGATGGCGCGCGGCGAGCACCAGATCGACGTCGGCGAGGGCGACACCGTGCTCCTCGCGTCGTCGCTGATCCCGGGCAACGAGACCGCGATCTACCGCGTCATCAACCGCCTCACCGACCGCGGCGCGCGCGTCGTGCACCGCGGCAACGCCCGCGTGCACGTGTCCGGCCACGCCAGTGCCGGCGAGCTCGTGTACCTCTACAACACGCTGCGCCCCCGCAACGTCATGCCGATCCACGGCGAGGCCAAGCACCTGCGGGCCAACGGCGACCTCGCGCTGAGCACGGGCATGGCGCCCGAGAACGTCGTGGTGGTCCGCGACGGCGCCGTCGTCGACCTGATGAACGGCAAGGTCAAGGTCGTCGGGCAGGTCTCCGCCGAGGAGGTCTACGTCGAGGACGGCGTCGTCGGCCGCACCGACGAGCGCCTGCTGGCCCAGCGGCGCGCGCTGCGTGACGGGGGCGTCGTGACCGTGGTCGCCGTCATCGACAGCACCGCGGGCACGCTCGCCGAGCCCGTCGAGCTGCTGAGCACCGGCGTGGTGCACGCGGCCGACGCGCAGGGTGCCGTGGACCGCTCGGTGCGGACCGCGCTGTCCAAGGCCACCCCGGCCACCCTCACGGACACCGACGCGCTCGACCAGCTCGTGCGTCGCGCCGCCGAGCGCGTGCTGCGCCGCCGCGGCGGGCCGCAGCCGGTGGTCGTGGCCGTCACCGTCGAGGCGTGA
- a CDS encoding peptide chain release factor 3: MSTEDHEGAPAPRRSIAVISHPDAGKSTLTEALALHARAISRAGAVHGKSGRAGVVSDWQEIEQQRGISISSAALQLRFEDTVINLLDTPGHADFSEDTYRVLTAVDCAVMLLDAAKGLEPQTLKLFAVCKARGVPVLTFVNKWDRPGKEALELCDEIEQRTGLVATPVTWPVGHAGDLRGLLDPTTGAVTTYHRAPGGATLAEERHLTPEEATAELGDVVEDARDQAGLLPEVDVESFLAGRTTPLMFGVALTNIGVHQLLENVVRLAPAPGPRPTADGGVRAVDAPFSGVIFKVQAGMDRQHRDQVAFLRVQSGVFERGAPVIHAQTGRTFATKYAATVFGRDREVIDLAYPGDVVGLVNATSLAVGDTLHDPDGPPVRFPPMPAFAPEHFVTARAADPGRAKQFRKGIAQLAHEGVVQLLISPDRGDGEPVLGAVGPLQFEVVGFRMEHEFNAPLRTQRLPYEIARLVTGSDAELLAGARNVEVVTRADGARLALVRDRWHLAALRRERPALELPELLVTPS, from the coding sequence TTGAGCACCGAGGACCACGAGGGCGCGCCCGCGCCGCGGCGCAGCATCGCCGTCATCTCCCACCCCGACGCCGGCAAGTCCACGCTCACCGAGGCGCTGGCGCTGCACGCCCGGGCGATCAGCCGTGCCGGGGCCGTGCACGGCAAGTCCGGCCGCGCCGGCGTCGTCTCCGACTGGCAGGAGATCGAGCAGCAGCGCGGCATCTCCATCTCCTCGGCCGCGCTCCAGCTGCGGTTCGAGGACACGGTCATCAACCTGCTCGACACCCCGGGTCACGCGGACTTCTCCGAGGACACCTACCGGGTGCTCACCGCGGTGGACTGCGCGGTCATGCTGCTCGACGCGGCCAAGGGCCTCGAGCCGCAGACGCTCAAGCTGTTCGCCGTGTGCAAGGCGCGCGGCGTGCCGGTGCTGACGTTCGTCAACAAGTGGGACCGCCCCGGCAAGGAGGCGCTCGAGCTCTGCGACGAGATCGAGCAGCGCACCGGGCTGGTCGCGACCCCGGTGACCTGGCCCGTCGGGCACGCGGGCGACCTGCGCGGCCTGCTCGACCCGACCACGGGCGCCGTCACCACGTACCACCGCGCCCCGGGCGGCGCGACGCTCGCCGAGGAGCGGCACCTGACGCCGGAGGAGGCCACCGCCGAGCTCGGCGACGTCGTCGAGGACGCGCGCGACCAGGCCGGGCTGCTGCCGGAGGTCGACGTGGAGTCGTTCCTCGCCGGGCGCACCACGCCGCTGATGTTCGGCGTCGCGCTCACCAACATCGGCGTGCACCAGCTGCTGGAGAACGTCGTGCGGCTCGCCCCGGCGCCCGGCCCGCGACCGACCGCCGACGGCGGGGTCCGCGCGGTCGACGCCCCGTTCAGCGGCGTGATCTTCAAGGTGCAGGCCGGCATGGACCGCCAGCACCGCGACCAGGTCGCGTTCCTGCGTGTGCAGTCCGGCGTCTTCGAGCGTGGCGCCCCGGTGATCCACGCGCAGACCGGGCGCACGTTCGCCACCAAGTACGCCGCGACCGTGTTCGGCCGCGACCGCGAGGTCATCGACCTCGCCTACCCCGGCGACGTCGTCGGCCTGGTCAACGCCACGTCGTTGGCCGTCGGCGACACGCTGCACGACCCCGACGGGCCGCCCGTGCGGTTCCCGCCGATGCCGGCGTTCGCGCCCGAGCACTTCGTCACCGCACGCGCCGCCGACCCCGGCCGCGCCAAGCAGTTCCGCAAGGGCATCGCCCAGCTCGCCCACGAGGGCGTCGTGCAGCTGCTGATCTCGCCCGACCGCGGCGACGGCGAACCCGTGCTCGGCGCCGTCGGCCCCCTGCAGTTCGAGGTCGTCGGGTTCCGCATGGAGCACGAGTTCAACGCCCCGCTGCGCACCCAGAGACTGCCCTACGAGATCGCCCGCCTCGTCACGGGGTCGGACGCCGAGCTGCTCGCCGGCGCCCGCAACGTCGAGGTCGTCACCCGCGCCGACGGGGCCCGGCTCGCGCTCGTGCGCGACCGCTGGCACCTGGCGGCGCTGCGCCGCGAGCGCCCCGCACTGGAGCTTCCCGAGCTGCTCGTCACGCCGTCCTGA
- a CDS encoding metalloregulator ArsR/SmtB family transcription factor — MPRTLLPLAAPGCCTPVTGTPVTADEAEGLARTLKALADPARLRLLSLIAAHDGGEACVCDLTEPLGLSQPTVSHHLKVLTDAGFLTRDKRGAWAYYALVPSAVADVTDHVLAHLPTATAAGRTDGHR, encoded by the coding sequence ATGCCGCGCACCCTCCTGCCCCTGGCCGCCCCCGGGTGCTGCACGCCCGTCACCGGCACCCCCGTCACGGCCGACGAGGCCGAAGGTCTCGCGCGCACCCTCAAGGCGCTCGCCGACCCCGCCCGGCTTCGGCTGCTCTCGCTGATCGCCGCGCACGACGGTGGCGAGGCGTGCGTCTGCGACCTCACCGAGCCGCTCGGCCTGAGCCAGCCCACGGTGTCCCACCACCTCAAGGTCCTCACGGACGCGGGGTTCCTCACCCGTGACAAGCGCGGCGCCTGGGCGTACTACGCGCTGGTCCCGTCGGCCGTCGCCGACGTCACCGACCACGTGCTGGCGCACCTGCCGACCGCGACCGCGGCGGGCCGGACGGACGGGCACCGGTAG
- the arsM gene encoding arsenite methyltransferase produces the protein MDDIREQVRARYAEAARSVGGGCCGPAPQTLTLDGRFGAGLYDAQDADDVPAEALAASLGCGNPMLVAQLGPGERVLDLGSGGGIDVLLSARRVGPTGFAYGVDMTDEMLDLARANAARACAENVEFRRGTIEDLPFDDASVDVVISNCVVNLSPDKPAVLAEAFRVLVPGGRLGISDVVAEDRLTPADRAERGSYTGCIAGALSRGEYLAHLADAGFLDAEVELTHEVADGMHGAIVRARRPA, from the coding sequence ATGGACGACATCCGCGAGCAGGTCCGGGCCCGGTACGCCGAGGCCGCACGCAGCGTCGGGGGCGGGTGCTGCGGCCCCGCCCCGCAGACGCTCACGCTCGACGGCCGGTTCGGCGCCGGCCTGTACGACGCCCAGGACGCCGACGACGTGCCGGCCGAGGCCCTCGCCGCGTCGCTGGGCTGCGGCAACCCGATGCTCGTCGCCCAGCTCGGCCCGGGGGAGCGCGTGCTCGACCTCGGCTCCGGCGGCGGCATCGACGTGCTGCTCTCGGCCCGCCGCGTCGGGCCCACCGGCTTCGCGTACGGCGTCGACATGACCGACGAGATGCTCGACCTCGCGCGCGCCAACGCCGCCCGCGCGTGTGCCGAGAACGTCGAGTTCCGCCGCGGCACCATCGAGGACCTGCCGTTCGACGACGCCTCCGTCGACGTCGTCATCTCCAACTGCGTGGTCAACCTCTCGCCCGACAAGCCCGCCGTGCTCGCCGAGGCGTTCCGCGTGCTCGTGCCCGGCGGCCGCCTCGGCATCTCCGACGTCGTCGCCGAGGACCGTCTCACGCCCGCCGACCGGGCCGAGCGGGGGTCGTACACCGGCTGCATCGCCGGGGCGCTCTCGCGCGGGGAGTACCTGGCGCACCTGGCGGACGCGGGCTTCCTCGACGCCGAGGTCGAGCTCACCCACGAGGTCGCCGACGGCATGCACGGCGCCATCGTCCGCGCCCGCAGGCCCGCCTGA
- a CDS encoding CrcB family protein, translating to MTAALLVAVFGGLGAALRFVVDGEVRRRWTGAFPLATVVVNVSGSLLIGLLVGAQLHLGLGPPWFTAVTTGLCGGYTTFSTASVETVRLVQAGEVRAAWANALGSLVLCVAATAAGIALVTLAAR from the coding sequence GTGACGGCGGCCCTGCTCGTGGCGGTGTTCGGCGGCCTCGGCGCCGCGCTGCGGTTCGTCGTCGACGGCGAGGTCCGCCGCCGCTGGACGGGGGCGTTCCCGCTCGCGACCGTCGTCGTCAACGTGAGCGGCTCGCTGCTGATCGGCCTGCTCGTGGGCGCGCAGCTGCACCTGGGTCTCGGCCCGCCGTGGTTCACGGCCGTGACCACGGGGCTGTGCGGCGGGTACACGACGTTCTCGACCGCGTCTGTCGAGACGGTCCGGCTCGTCCAGGCCGGTGAGGTGCGCGCCGCCTGGGCCAACGCGCTGGGCAGCCTGGTGCTGTGCGTCGCGGCGACCGCCGCCGGGATCGCGCTGGTCACGCTCGCGGCCCGCTGA
- a CDS encoding CrcB family protein translates to MSTPRPAHRRWGLVLLVAAGGAVGSSARYALSSAVGPSDGWPVATTVENVVGAFALGLLLEALLRRGPEDAWARRVRLGLGTGVLGGFTTYSTLALETERLLAAGRPGLAAAYALVSVAAGAVAALAGITVAARRARATTEDAS, encoded by the coding sequence GTGAGCACTCCCCGGCCCGCGCACCGCCGGTGGGGCCTGGTGCTGCTCGTCGCCGCCGGGGGCGCGGTCGGCAGCAGCGCCCGGTACGCGCTGAGCAGCGCCGTCGGCCCGTCGGACGGGTGGCCCGTGGCCACGACGGTCGAGAACGTCGTCGGGGCGTTCGCGCTCGGCCTGCTGCTGGAGGCGCTGCTGCGCCGCGGGCCGGAGGACGCCTGGGCGCGCCGCGTGCGCCTCGGGCTGGGTACGGGTGTGCTGGGCGGGTTCACGACGTACAGCACGCTGGCCCTGGAGACCGAGCGGCTGCTGGCCGCGGGTCGCCCGGGGCTGGCCGCCGCGTACGCGCTGGTCAGCGTCGCGGCGGGGGCCGTCGCGGCGCTCGCCGGCATCACCGTGGCGGCACGCCGTGCCCGGGCCACCACGGAGGACGCCTCGTGA
- a CDS encoding universal stress protein — MVRQVPQPGDERMVEPRGHPLVVGVVPGQPALVLRTAAAWAAATGGALHCAYADPSRHVVEEHRDGSVRHAPIDADADDDGWRSREADLRASCEEVLAGTGVTWHVRYLAGRPDRALTHLARAVDAAAFVVGTRAPGAGGRMREMVEGSVAVGLARHQHRPVLVVPLRVVDWSERTWR, encoded by the coding sequence ATGGTCCGGCAGGTCCCCCAGCCCGGTGACGAGCGCATGGTCGAGCCGCGGGGCCACCCGCTCGTCGTGGGCGTCGTGCCCGGGCAGCCAGCCCTCGTGCTGCGGACCGCCGCCGCGTGGGCCGCGGCCACCGGCGGCGCGCTGCACTGCGCGTACGCGGACCCCTCCCGGCACGTCGTGGAGGAGCACCGCGACGGGTCGGTGCGGCACGCCCCGATCGACGCCGACGCGGACGACGACGGCTGGCGGTCCCGCGAGGCCGACCTGCGCGCGTCCTGCGAGGAGGTGCTCGCCGGCACCGGCGTCACGTGGCACGTGCGCTACCTCGCCGGCCGGCCGGACCGGGCGCTGACGCACCTGGCGCGCGCCGTCGACGCCGCCGCGTTCGTCGTCGGCACCCGGGCACCCGGGGCGGGGGGCCGCATGCGGGAGATGGTCGAGGGCTCGGTCGCCGTGGGGCTGGCCCGGCACCAGCACCGGCCCGTGCTCGTGGTGCCGCTGCGGGTCGTGGACTGGTCGGAGCGGACGTGGCGGTGA
- a CDS encoding arsenate reductase ArsC produces MTETTTTTESTGTETTTGTDRPSVLFVCVHNAGRSQMAAGFLTALSGGAVEVRSAGSAPADQINPAAVEAMLELGIDIRAEKPKVLTTEAVQASDVVVTMGCGDTCPFFPGKRYEDWVLEDPAGQGVEAVRPIRDEIRARILTLLGELGATPVEI; encoded by the coding sequence ATGACCGAGACGACGACCACCACCGAGTCCACCGGCACCGAGACCACCACCGGCACCGACCGCCCCAGCGTCCTGTTCGTCTGCGTGCACAACGCGGGCCGCTCGCAGATGGCCGCCGGGTTCCTCACCGCGCTGTCCGGCGGTGCGGTCGAGGTCCGCTCCGCGGGCTCCGCACCCGCGGACCAGATCAACCCCGCCGCCGTCGAGGCCATGCTCGAGCTCGGCATCGACATCCGCGCCGAGAAGCCCAAGGTGCTCACCACCGAGGCCGTCCAGGCGTCCGACGTCGTCGTGACCATGGGCTGCGGCGACACCTGCCCGTTCTTCCCGGGCAAGCGCTACGAGGACTGGGTGCTGGAGGACCCGGCTGGCCAGGGCGTCGAGGCGGTCCGCCCGATCCGCGACGAGATCCGTGCCCGCATCCTCACCCTCCTCGGCGAGCTGGGCGCGACCCCCGTCGAGATCTGA
- a CDS encoding metalloregulator ArsR/SmtB family transcription factor, translating into MSTTVPVTTTPVTTTPDGATCAPTPQTHAMGTEAAGQVAGVLKALADPLRLRMLSFLTTSASGEACVCDIATVADVSQPTVSHHLKVLKDVGVLTGERRGTWVYYRVVPGMRAAVTALLEQLAPAAVAAHAGTAPVLTALADVDGQLTRVADDLAPRFPLLDPALVLRTVRDSYTALARGAGVGAHLVVTAERFARQRLTDLERATRTQAGTTDDVPQVLFVCVANAGRSQLAAALLRHHAGDRVIARSAGSTPAGSVHSTVQPLLAALGVDADEVFPKPLTDDAVRAADVVITMGCGDTCPVLPGKRYEDWVVGDPALASAEGAAAIRDDIDARIRALVADLLPDLRTTPVPQP; encoded by the coding sequence ATGAGCACCACCGTCCCCGTCACGACGACGCCCGTCACGACGACGCCCGACGGCGCCACCTGCGCCCCCACGCCGCAGACCCACGCGATGGGCACCGAGGCGGCCGGGCAGGTCGCCGGCGTGCTCAAGGCCCTCGCCGACCCCCTGCGGCTGCGCATGCTCTCGTTCCTCACCACGAGCGCGAGCGGCGAGGCGTGCGTGTGCGACATCGCGACCGTCGCCGACGTCTCGCAGCCGACGGTCTCGCACCACCTCAAGGTGCTCAAGGACGTCGGCGTGCTCACCGGCGAGCGCCGCGGCACGTGGGTGTACTACCGCGTCGTCCCGGGCATGCGGGCCGCGGTCACCGCGCTGCTGGAGCAGCTCGCCCCCGCCGCCGTCGCCGCCCACGCCGGCACCGCGCCCGTGCTGACCGCGCTCGCCGACGTCGACGGCCAGCTCACCCGCGTCGCGGACGACCTGGCCCCCCGGTTCCCGCTGCTCGACCCGGCCCTCGTGCTGCGCACCGTGCGCGACTCGTACACGGCGCTCGCCCGCGGCGCGGGCGTCGGTGCGCACCTCGTCGTCACCGCCGAGCGGTTCGCCCGCCAGCGGCTCACCGACCTCGAGCGCGCCACCCGCACGCAGGCCGGCACGACCGACGACGTGCCGCAGGTGCTGTTCGTCTGCGTCGCCAACGCCGGGCGCTCCCAGCTCGCCGCGGCGCTGCTGCGGCACCACGCGGGCGACCGTGTGATCGCCCGCTCCGCCGGATCCACCCCGGCCGGGTCGGTCCACAGCACCGTGCAGCCCCTGCTGGCCGCGCTCGGGGTCGACGCCGACGAGGTCTTCCCCAAGCCCCTGACCGACGACGCCGTGCGGGCCGCCGACGTCGTCATCACCATGGGCTGCGGCGACACCTGCCCGGTGCTGCCCGGCAAGCGCTACGAGGACTGGGTGGTCGGCGACCCGGCCCTCGCCTCCGCCGAGGGCGCCGCCGCGATCCGCGACGACATCGACGCCCGCATCCGCGCCCTCGTGGCCGACCTGCTGCCCGACCTGCGCACCACGCCCGTCCCCCAGCCCTGA